The stretch of DNA TGATCCAAATTAGTAGTAGCATAGATGGAGGGAGCCATGGCCGAGCTAGCGGAGCTTACCGTGGTTGCTCCCATTTGGGCTGCCTTCTGCAACAAGGCAGTGGCTGATAAGTAAAACTCTCCTCCGCCTCCTCCGCCGCCAAAATGGTGGTCGTTATGATCAAACGACAGTGGAGGTGATGATGAAATGTTGGTATTAATAGTACTAGCAGTAGTAGTAGTAGGAATAGGAGGAGGAGGAATCATATTATTGTTGAGGGTCGTCGGTCTTGCGGAGAAGAAGGTTCCGGCAGccatgttgttgttgttgttgttgttcaagGATTGATGATGGTCTAGGATTAATGGGGTTTTCATATTCATCATAATCATGTGCTTGAATTGAtgattatgatgatgatgatccgATGGTGATGTCGTTTCTGGTTGTGGGATGGCGTACTTAAGCTCGTTTTCTTCGTTGATGGTTGATGATATTATTGAAGACATGAGCTCAGGCTGGTTGGACGACGACATATTAATATTCTGTCGTTGAAGAGTATTAGTTGTCGTTTTGTTGTTTTCTTCAGCTATGGCATCGCAGAAAGCTCTATGTGTTATAAAGCTATCTCTCCTGTCAGTACATTTAATTTTCCATTAAATAAAAACTAGAATATTTTActcccaatatatatatatatatatttaattaattatatgaataaCATTGTTTTGTTTAGTAAGCAagtgttttttatatttttatccaAACTTTAGTGATAGAGACGAAACAACAATCTTCTATATATTGTATTTAAGTTGAATAGTCAAAGTTCCTGCTAAGCCaaatgtttaattaaatattataatttaacaaCGCCTAATAACAAGGAAAGACAATGCTACCTGATCaataattatcattattaatattatatcacatggaagaagaaaaagaaaaaaaagctagtcttgtgattaattataatcTAAGAGCTGCTAACCAATATTTTACATCTTTTCATTGCTAATTATTAACAGTATAATTAAAAGatgataaaatatatatgcatggggtgagagtatatatatatatatgaatctgatttaattatattattattgttattacctGGAGAAGATAGTTCCACACTCGCATTTGTACTCTCTAGTACCACAAGTCTTAGAATGGGCTTTCCAATCAGACTGAACAGCATATTTCTTAGAGCATTTTTCACACTTCCATTTCTTCTCACCATGCTTTCTACAGAAGTGTTTTTTGATCCCAGTCAAGTCCCCGAGAGCCCGGGTCGGGTTGTGGTGGACACACGATGTTTCCGGGCAGATGTAGACCCGTTTTCGGATTACCTCGTTCGGACTTCTCTGCCGAAGCTTCCATGGCAAGTTGTGACCTCGCCTGTGAAGCTGCAGATTCTGGTCTCTCTGAAACCCTTTGTTGCAAATTTCACACACAAATCGGTTTCTCGCTAGTAAAGTGTTTGGTGACAAGGCTATTACCTCCGCACTTGGATCTGTACGTACATCttacaaatattaataataataataataataataataattattattattattatcttaattaataaatttgtgaTGATTTTGGTTGAAACTTGAAATGTATTTTtggactaaaaaaaaaaaaatagaaaagaaaagaaaagaaaagagagagaaaatgatACAGTATAAGGCAATTATTGCAATGCCAAGCCAATAATTGAACTCCCCCCTTCTCCTTCAACTACTTAGACCATCAATAATTCAtctcatttttgtttttaatttttattttaaatgagaaaatacaaatatatatcaattatttttataccgAAACgggaagaaaaacaaaaatctgaTGAGAAGTTTTTGTATTTTGCTATATCCTACATGGTTTTTGAATTGTACTTCTGAATCAAGATCATGAGGTGATCAGCTGAGCTGAGCTAGCTACCCCCCTCTCACGATCTTAATTTATTTTCCTACCAAAAATATGAACAGTAGTAGGCCCAGTAACACGTGAGCTTATAAGCTTGGGAAAAAGCTTACAAGAatattcattatttttaattttgattttttttcaaaaattataaattcaaaaaagaaaaggaaagatgttagagtaataaattttttgttCTATTCTCTTTTCCATATAGCTATAAACTATATACAATGGCCATATGATCAGTTGCAGTCGGCCAACAACATAATAATTGATTCAACGaactgaaaattattaattaatttcaagcttttttttttggaacaaATTAGTTTCTAGCTTATATATATAAGCATGTAATTAACATAAATAAGAATATAATAACTCATTTTTATGCTCAATATACATCATAATTCTCAACTTTTAAGCATGAAAAGAAAAAGAGCACAAAATAGAGCAAGAATTCCACTGAAGTATTCATTTAATTTACTttgtttgaaaataataatcaagaaaaggaaaaaaaagaagTTATTATTAACATACTAATGAACTAGCttctttaaataataataataaaaaaagaactatGAATTTTGTGTGACTGCAGTGATTCTATAGAGTGaaattatactatatatataaatagagaggCAGTAATTTAGGtaggtatgtatatatatataaatatatatgtatgtatgtaccTGGGTTTCCTGGAGGGtttctcttcttcttattaGCTAGTGGGGAAGGTTGTTCAAGGACTTGATGAGTGGAAGAGCCATTGCTGGTTGTGGTTGAAGAAAAAGAGTTAGAaccattattgttattattattattcaagtTTTCCAGAACTTCTTCTTTTTCAACTCCTGCTCCTGATTCTCTACCAAAATTCCCTGAAGAAAAGCTGCTTCTACCACCATGATCTTCACAACCTGTGATAATTGACATTTTTGGAGCCAacaaaaagataaaatacaaaagacacttgttttttttaatatatatatatatatatatatatatatatatttatatatgttgtcTTTGTCTTTTTTTTCTTGCCAAAAACTCTTTGTTTCTTTCTCACTTAATATTCTTCTCTTGCTTAGAAAGAGATAAAATTGTAACAGCGAAAAGATGAGTTTTGTAGTGACTATAGAAAGACAAAACCCAGAAAATTctcctttttttatttttttatggtgaAGGAAGAGGGTTTCTTGTAGTCATTATAAAAGATGAACACAAGAACAAGATAAAACTTGGTCTACTTTGGCTGTGTGTTGTAATATATTcacatttattatatatgtcTATCTTAAGATACTGTGTTGGCTATTCTTATGTGTATATATGAAATATTGGAAATACCCTTGCCAATTTGGGTTATTAATCATAGTGCCATTTCACTAATCTTTTTcccttttaattattatattattataaaacttTTGGACAGCATGGATGATGGTGTTTTgaatattttcattaatttaattatttattatcatGAATATACTATTACAtacaataattttatcataagtTGTTAAGtttgaattttgttttaagTAAAAATTATTACCacgtgaataaaaataaataaaaaaactcagcCATGCATGCATGATGTGATCACATCAATGTACTAATAATAATTTGTATTCGTATGTAAATTATGAATTTGGTAAGGATCCttataacttaatatatttgatccaatatatacaaataatataatatgtgTCTTAGCTAGTGAGAGGGAGAAATATTCAATAGGGGCAattgtaagaaaaaaataatttgggggcaaattataaataactaactataattttttctttttaccaatttaatgtatacaaaatacatataattctTTTTGTTTGGAGGGCTACAGCCCCCCACCTTACAAAGTGGCTGTCTTGACCAATGTTCATTTGTTAGGGGAAAAGTTGTTTATTAGTAAATAACTTGAAAAATATATGATGCGATTCTATGCAATATACCTAAATTAAAACTCACGACACACTAGCTCAAGCAGTATAGTAAGTAGTAACATTAATTTATCATATGTGGTATAGACTAAattctttttaataataatttcgtAGATTCTGAAAGTTAAATTTCTCCCATCTTAAATGTAAAAGGAAAAATGGAGTAAGTCACAAATTTCGCAACTGGTTCAGTGATTTTCTTAATCCAATGATCACACAAGTACCGTAAGTCCAAAATATTGGAGAGTAGTCATAATTGCATTTGTTCTTTTTCAGAGTGAAAATTAGGAGAAAAAGAATCTGGTTTAggcaattttgttatttttgggaAGTTTAGGGGCTATTATTAATGGATACATATATTGGGTTTTCCacaatttgaatatttttcaaacttttcTGCCAGACGGCAGAAACCGGGGGTCTAGTTCTGAACTTGTCGCTTTCTAAGCATTTtttataatcaaataataatatacccaaaACGCCCCTCTCACATCTCACcaatttctttcttattttatctatttttattttttatcttatttttccgCCAGTGGTCccattctttattattaattgttatagggtgattctacaatgcacccccttaaaagggatgtattgatgcacccttaacttgtttcgACATCTAGAAAAaaattttagtctaattttttttcatattcatgtacgttatagctatttaagatgtcctacaaaattttgaaaaattcgggataatttacaatatagaaaataatgttcaaacagtctattttacacgcgtataaaataaaatagtcacgcgtgcaacacactgtttgaacataattttcggcgtgttaaacttttctaaatttcttaaaattttgcaggatgtcttaaataactataacgtacatgaccatgagaaaaaatttgactaaaaaattatttcggatgctaaaacagataggggtgcatcaatatatctattttaagggTGTGCATTATGGAATTTTCCATTGTTATATTTGGctcctaaaaaaatattttttatagcctttatttcaattctaaaaatTTAGATTTCATATAAGACCTCTCAATGGTTTCTTTACTTTATTCcttaaatatacaatttttttttttgttctgttttgttttgttttttttttaataagacgTTGGAAAATTCTATTATGCACCCTCTTAAAAGAGATACACCGATACATCTCTTTCTGTTAtagtatccgaaataattttttagtcaaattttttctcatggttatataaattatagttatttaagacattctgcaagattttaagaaatttaaaaaagtttaacacgccgaaaattacgttcaaacagtgtgttgcacgcgtgactattttattttatactcgtgtaaaatagattgtttgaacatcattttctatattgtaaattattttgaatttctcaaaattttgtaggatatcttaaatagctataacgtacatgaatatgaaaaaaaattagactaaaataattttctagatACCGAAACAAGTAgggggtgcatcaatatatcccttttaagggggtgcattgtagaatcaccctaagACGTTTATAGATCGAAGAAACCAAAACATACGAGTTAGATCTCATGATCATTACAAACGATGTTGCCTGGAATAGAAGACAGATTAATTAAGCCATACACACCTCTGGCAAATGCCTACTTTGCTACATTATGAACAGCAAAATTACAAGTtttcaaaacaaaagaaaaattacaacttaTCAAAAGGTTAGAGAGTATTTTACATTGATGCACATAGTTATCAATACCCCAAGTAGAGCAGGCTCCCTTTAGCGTCTTGATAACCGTTTTCGAATTGCTCTCTATTACTACAAAATGGTGCTTCAACGAAATAGTTGTTTTCAAAGCTTAGACTTGCCACAACTTCTCTAATTAGGGGATCAACGAATTTGAGCATGTTTGACGCCACCCACAAAACCGTCCCAAAGTGATCCCGAGCTAGGGCCATCGCACACATTGAACCTTCACCAACTTTAACATCACAGTTGACTTTGATCTAATCTTCCGGTGGTGGAGACCAATTGGGGGACACAACAACCTTCGTCGAGGTAACCAAACAAGATCCATAACCTGCGTAACAAGTAGAAATAAAATCAATATAATGTGTAATGTTACTCTGAGAATTATTGTGTACTTTGTCATTACGGGCTCGCCAGATCGTATCAACCACAATTGAGGTGTAAAGAAATAATCTCTCAACATCGACTCCTCTAGACTTTAGATTCCAAAGAAATTGACCCAATCTCAAACTCGACCTCCTGACTCCTGAACAAGGATAATCCCCCTCGGGAATGATCTCCACAGATGGTAAGCAAAGTTACAATAGaggaaaagatatttcattgaCTCCTCTCCCTTTCCACAGATCGCTGAAGTAACCATCTCAATATGCATCCTCTTAGCGATGAGGGCACGAATAGGCAAAGCATTAGAGAGAATGCTTGGCCAAAGAACCTTATGCCACTCCAACACTTTCAAGTTCCAAAGTTTGTTCCATAAGGCAGGGGCAACATTGCACAAAAGAGCACGATCCAAAACTTGAATCAGCTAGGCAGATTTAGAAGAGAAAATACCACTCAGTTCTTTAGTCCAAACCCATCCATACTTACCCTGACCACTTGGCTTGCCACCTTTCAAAATGTTCCTGATTGTCTGAGGGTCAAAGAGAGATTGGAGCCTTGGAATGTTCCAATCCCCATTTTCCAAGAGCAAGTTAGCTAGTTTCTCCACACCCTCAGTGCTAGTAGAGATAGGCTTCGGGTAGAGAGATTGCAAGCACCTTTTTTAAGGATAGCTTTGGATCTTACCACATTCTTCCAAAATTAAGAGTCCAAACTCTTAACAAAACATTCAAAAAAGGTCTATTCCTCAAATATTTAGCTCTTACACTTTACAACACGGAGATTGGTCCTCGCTAATCAGATCCCAACCCCATTTTGCCAATAAGGCTTGATTCATTTCTAAAGTCTTTCTTAAGCCAagactgttggaaatattttaccaggatctagatttactaccatgtatgtttcattaacaacctaatatgaattctaaaacaatgaaataaacacatataaagtttagtaaaccttacattgggtgcagcggaatataatgactccttccattcagatctctagcccttgattcctttctgtagcagagcattatcaagatctgaatctggatatctttctctccttcctttgatgctgattctccttcttgttgtttggattcttcacagtcttacacactatgattgagatactacttgatgtgtgtgggtactactctaacactcaagggatttcaaaatttgaagagaagaaaagagagagaggggcgg from Cannabis sativa cultivar Pink pepper isolate KNU-18-1 chromosome 2, ASM2916894v1, whole genome shotgun sequence encodes:
- the LOC115720754 gene encoding zinc finger protein GAI-ASSOCIATED FACTOR 1 codes for the protein MSIITGCEDHGGRSSFSSGNFGRESGAGVEKEEVLENLNNNNNNNGSNSFSSTTTSNGSSTHQVLEQPSPLANKKKRNPPGNPDPSAEVIALSPNTLLARNRFVCEICNKGFQRDQNLQLHRRGHNLPWKLRQRSPNEVIRKRVYICPETSCVHHNPTRALGDLTGIKKHFCRKHGEKKWKCEKCSKKYAVQSDWKAHSKTCGTREYKCECGTIFSRRDSFITHRAFCDAIAEENNKTTTNTLQRQNINMSSSNQPELMSSIISSTINEENELKYAIPQPETTSPSDHHHHNHQFKHMIMMNMKTPLILDHHQSLNNNNNNNMAAGTFFSARPTTLNNNMIPPPPIPTTTTASTINTNISSSPPLSFDHNDHHFGGGGGGGEFYLSATALLQKAAQMGATTVSSASSAMAPSIYATTNLDHDQLFIDNNNNSNNNKNNVGLFSGLLCGVDGGGGGDSISSSTFLKEMELSMKNDNTKNAVLHGGGNNNTSSSSLTNTTTTTGGGDVMTVDFLGIGSRSASSRQGNFIHHSMQTTLTQLQQHAALMEKHAWEV